In Candidatus Micrarchaeum acidiphilum ARMAN-2, the following are encoded in one genomic region:
- a CDS encoding NUDIX hydrolase — protein sequence MTEEIVGIMTRISQGYLFLKRNLDDFEGGKFNCPAGHIEKGETAIEAALRELKEEAGIVAAPSELIYVDTFSDEIKGIDFRVRLFAYANDRLDLSDIKLLPQEHCDKIAIGADAVENIALVRTDRPTLVFTKIDYRVMATYLRPIERLLYESKNRAADARRSAAASKNAA from the coding sequence ATGACCGAGGAGATAGTTGGCATAATGACACGTATATCACAGGGCTATCTTTTCCTGAAAAGGAACCTTGACGATTTTGAAGGGGGGAAGTTCAACTGCCCGGCAGGGCACATTGAAAAGGGCGAGACTGCAATTGAGGCGGCACTTAGGGAGCTTAAAGAAGAGGCAGGCATAGTGGCTGCGCCATCAGAACTTATATACGTCGATACATTTTCGGATGAGATTAAAGGTATTGATTTCAGGGTTCGCCTTTTTGCGTACGCCAACGATAGATTGGACCTGTCAGACATCAAGCTACTGCCGCAGGAGCACTGCGACAAAATAGCAATTGGCGCTGACGCAGTGGAAAACATAGCGCTGGTTAGGACGGACCGTCCAACGCTGGTTTTTACTAAAATAGATTACAGGGTAATGGCAACGTATCTGAGGCCCATAGAAAGACTGCTTTATGAATCAAAAAACAGGGCAGCAGATGCGCGCAGGAGC